The DNA region GTCGGCTGGGAGCGCACCGAGCCCGTCGCGGAGTCCTTCGGCGACATCGACCCCAAGGTCGACGTACGCGAGGACGGCCTGGAGGAGGGCCAGAAGTGGACGGGCTGGCACAAGCTGGAGAAGTCCCTGTGGGAGAAGAAGAAGATCTCCGCGGAGGACAAGAAGCTCGCCGGGCGTCTGATGAAGGACCTCAAGGACTGGCGCGACCGCGTCGGCAAGGCCGAGATCACCCCGACCAGCATGGCCAACGGCGCCAAGGAACTCCTCGACGAGGTGGCCACCGGCAAGGTCACCGGTGAGGAGGAGCGCTACAGCCACACCGACCTCGTGGACTTCGAGGCCAACGTGGAGGGTGCGAAGAAGGCTTACGAGCTGCTGAAGCCGGTGACGGCCAAGAAGGACGCGCAGCTCGCGAAGGACCTGGACGAGCAGTTCGCAGCGATCGAGAAGAAGCTGGACGAACACCGGGAGGGTGACGGCTTCGTCGCGTACGACACCGTGGGCAAGGGCGAACGGAAGAAGCTGTCGAACGCGGTGAACGCGCTGGCCGAACCGCTCTCGCGCCTCGCCGCCTCGGTCGCGTCGTAAAGGGGGACCGATGACAGCGGACGCACGCGAGCCGGAAGAGCGCGAACAGGCGGAGAAACCGGCGGAGTCGAAGAGGCCGGGGAAGCCCGCGGAGGCCGGTGAGCCGTCGGAGAAGGCGACGGAGCCGGGGAAGACTGCGAAGCCGGAGAAGGCGACGGAGACGGCGGCTACGGAAGAGAGCGAGGCCGGGGCGAAGGCCGTGAGCCGGGCCGCGGAAGGCGGCGGGTGCCCCGCGCACCCGGGCCGCGCCGGAAGCCCGAAGGACGCCGAACATCCGGGCCGCGCCGAGCACTTGGGCCGCCGCGCACACCCCGGCCGCCGCGCCCTGCTCGGCTGGGGCGGCGCGGGCCTGGCGCTCGGCGCCGCCAGCGCGGGCGGCACGGCCGCGGCGCTGCGTTATGGAAGCGACGCCCAGACCGTCGCCGCGGACTCCTCCTCGGCTGTGCCCTTCTACGGCGAACACCAGGCAGGAATCGCCACCGCCGTACAGGACAGGCTGCACTTCGCCGCGTTCGACGTGCTCACCGACGACCGTGCCGCGCTGGAGGACCTGCTTCAGCGGTGGTCGCACGCGGCGGCCCGTATGACCGCGGGCGACACGGTCGGCACGGGCGCGGTCGGCGGTCCGGGCGAGGCGCCGCCGGACGACACCGGCGAGGCGCTGGGCCTGCCGCCGTCGCGGCTGACGCTCACGTTCGGCATCGGTCCGTCCCTCTTCGAGGACGACAAGGGCAAGGACCGCTTCGGCCTCAAGAAGCGCCGTCCGGACGCCCTTCCGGACCTGCCGCACTTCCCCGGCGACGCGCTCGACGACAAGCGCAGCGGCGGCGATCTGTGCGTACAGGCATGCGCGGACGACCCGCAGGTCGCGGTGCACGCCATCCGCAACCTCGCGCGCATCGGCTTCGGCAAGGTCTCGGTGCGCTGGTCGCAGCTCGGCTTCGGCAAGACGTCCTCGACGACGCCTCAGGCGCAGACCCCGCGCAACCTCTTCGGCTTCAAGGACGGCACCCGCAACATCTCCGGTGACGACGCCGCGGCGCTGAAACGGCATGTGTGGGCGGGCGAGAACGACGGCCCGGAGTGGATGGCAGGCGGCTCGTATCTGGTGGCCCGGCGGATCCGCATGAACATCGAGATCTGGGACCGTACGCCGCTGGCCGAGCAGGAGATGATCATCGGCCGCAGCAAGGGCGAGGGCGCTCCGGCCGGGCGCCGCCGTGAACGGGACGAGGTGCGCCTGTCGGCCATGGCCCCGGTGGCGCACGTACGGCTGGCGCACCCGCACAGCAACAACGGCATCCGCATTCTCCGGCGCGGCTACAACTTCACCGACGGTACGGACGGTCTGGGCCGTCTGGACGCGGGGCTGTTCTTCCTCGCGTACCAGCGGGACGTGCGGGAGGGCTTCATACCGTTGCAGCGGCGGCTGGCCCGCGAGGACACCGAGCTGAACGAGTACATCCAGCACGTGGGTTCGGCGGTGTTCGCGATTCCTCCGGGCGTGCGCGACTCCGGCGACTGGTGGGCCCGGCAGCTCTTCTCCTGACCCGCACGCCCGCGCACGTACGCACCGCAACCCGCACCCGCACCCGCACCCGCACCCGAAGGCAACGGCACACGGAAGGAAACCGGCGTGTTCGGCAACTACTTGATCGGTCTGCGCGAAGGGCTGGAGGCCAGCCTGGTCGTGTGCATCCTCGTCGCGTACCTCGTCAAGACGGACAACCGTCCGAAGCTGCCGCCCGTCTGGGCGGGCGTGGGGATCGCGGTCGCGGTGAGTCTGGCGTTCGGCGCCGGGCTCCAATTCGGCACGCAGGAGCTGACGTTCACCGCGCAGGAGGCCATCGGCGGCTCGCTGTCGATCGCAGCGGTGGGCCTGGTGACCTGGATGGTCTTCTGGATGCGGCGCACGGCCCGCCACCTCAAGGCGGAGCTGGAGGGCAAGCTGGAGGCGGCGCTCGCGATGGGCTCGGGTGCGCTGGTGGCGACGGCGTTCCTCGCGGTGGGCCGTGAGGGCATCGAGACGTCGCTGTTCGTATGGAGGTCGGTGG from Streptomyces marispadix includes:
- the efeO gene encoding iron uptake system protein EfeO, giving the protein MSASVRSRTLIAGAAVPLLAAAALTGCAEKQKPGGDGGVQVAAGDSSCKVSDTEFPAGHVRLHVENKGTKVTEVYVYAPGDRIVTERENIGPGTKAEITTEVEAGKYEIACKPGMKGDGIRQKVTATGKGAAEKRDPKLDAAVAEYRTYVQKQADETVPAAQKFADAVEDGDVEKAKKEYAVSRVGWERTEPVAESFGDIDPKVDVREDGLEEGQKWTGWHKLEKSLWEKKKISAEDKKLAGRLMKDLKDWRDRVGKAEITPTSMANGAKELLDEVATGKVTGEEERYSHTDLVDFEANVEGAKKAYELLKPVTAKKDAQLAKDLDEQFAAIEKKLDEHREGDGFVAYDTVGKGERKKLSNAVNALAEPLSRLAASVAS
- the efeB gene encoding iron uptake transporter deferrochelatase/peroxidase subunit; translation: MTADAREPEEREQAEKPAESKRPGKPAEAGEPSEKATEPGKTAKPEKATETAATEESEAGAKAVSRAAEGGGCPAHPGRAGSPKDAEHPGRAEHLGRRAHPGRRALLGWGGAGLALGAASAGGTAAALRYGSDAQTVAADSSSAVPFYGEHQAGIATAVQDRLHFAAFDVLTDDRAALEDLLQRWSHAAARMTAGDTVGTGAVGGPGEAPPDDTGEALGLPPSRLTLTFGIGPSLFEDDKGKDRFGLKKRRPDALPDLPHFPGDALDDKRSGGDLCVQACADDPQVAVHAIRNLARIGFGKVSVRWSQLGFGKTSSTTPQAQTPRNLFGFKDGTRNISGDDAAALKRHVWAGENDGPEWMAGGSYLVARRIRMNIEIWDRTPLAEQEMIIGRSKGEGAPAGRRRERDEVRLSAMAPVAHVRLAHPHSNNGIRILRRGYNFTDGTDGLGRLDAGLFFLAYQRDVREGFIPLQRRLAREDTELNEYIQHVGSAVFAIPPGVRDSGDWWARQLFS